The Mailhella massiliensis DNA segment TCTTCCGGGTGCTGAAAAAGCTGATGCAAAAGCTCGAGTGCTCCGGTACGGGCGCCGGAGACGGCCTGTTTTTGAGGCGTTTTTTTTAATTTTTCAACCATCGGATCACGATTCGGCCTTCAGGGCCTTAAAAACGATTCTGGGGCGTTCTCGAGACTCAACCCTGTTTTTTACTTAAAACACCGTAGGGTTCAGGAAGATTCCGCAGGCGGCCGTTGTAAAAATCCGTCGCACTCATGGAAGCCTTGCCCGCAGGGCGCAGTCTGGTGATTCTGTAGGCTCCCGAACCGCAGGCCACAAGCAGCGCATCGCCGTCCATGCCCACGAGGGTACCGGGAGCATGATCGCCCTTCCCTTCCACAGGCTGCCCCGGCTCCAGGCGAAGCATGACGGGTTCGCGCCCCTCCATATTCAGCACGCTCTTGGCGCCGGGTACGGGGGTAAGGCCGCGGATGATGTTGTGAATGGACTTCGCATCCATGCTCCAGTCGATATATTCCTCTTCCGAGGTAATCTTGGCCGCATGGGTGACGAGTTCCTCATTCTGGCGCACAAAGGCCGCCCTGCCCTCGGCAATCATGCCGAGCGCCCCGACCATGAGCTTTGCACCGTGCTCGGCAAGCGTGTCGAACAGGGTACCAGCCGTATCTTCCGGTTCAATGCTCACCGCCTGCTGCAGCAGCATGGGGCCGGAATCCAGCCCGGCTTCCATCTTCATGATGGTAATGCCGGAAATGGTATCGCCGTTCATGACGGCGCGCTGTATGGGAGCCGCTCCGCGATACTGAGGCAGAAGCGAACCGTGCACGTTGTAAGGGCCCATGGCGGGAATATCCAGCACTCTCTGCGGCAGCAGCAGGCCGTAGGCCGCCACCACCAGCACGTCGGGCCGAAGCGCGGCAAGCGCCTCGACGTCGGCGTCCTCCCTGAAGTTGCGCGGCTGATACACGGGCAGGCCCAGTTCCATGGCCAGTTCCTTGGTGGCGGAAGCCTTCAGCTTCTTGCCACGCCCCGCAGGACGGTCCGGCTGCGTGTACACGGCCACCACCTCGCCGCCTTCCCAGGCGGCCACGGCCTTTAAAATGACCGCCGCAAAATCCGGCGTGCCCATGAAAACAATACGCAGTTTCGACATACAAGCTCCCTCTTGCAACTCTCCCGCACAGGACCTTCCGCCCTCGGCGGGAAAAAACGGCAACGCCTCTCCCCGGAGCGGCGATACGGACATTCCATAACAGCAGCGCGGCGGATGCTTCCCGGAAAAACGGGTCCGCGGCTGAAGCCCACTTTACGGGCTATGGGCCCGCGCGTCCAGCCTTCCCCTTCTCCCCGTCATTTTCCCCCGGAAAAAATCCCTGCAGCCGGCTATGCCCATACGGAACATGTTACGCGGGGCGGCCTCTTCATATTCCGCGCAAGGGTTATCTCTGCCGCCGATGTTCTTTCCCCCGAGCCCTGCAGTCCCGGAACACCTGCCTGTTTCGGAAGCCTGACGCTTTCTCCACAGGGCTGCCTCCTTTTCGGCATACGTTTTTACGGCAAACGGCACTGCCCTTCCTGCAGGACATCAAAAGGCCCGGGCTGAGCCCGGGCCTGAAGGATACGCAAGCGCGGCGGAAACTACTTTCTGCCCTTTCTCATTTTCTTGTCGTAAAGAGAACGCTTGAGATAGCTGATGTGATCGATGAACAGCTTGCCGTCGAGATGATCGGTTTCATGCTGCATACAGGCACCGTAATAGCCTTCGCCTTCGATGTGCACGGGATTTCCGTCCAGATCAAGGGCGTCCAGAGCCACACGACGGGGACGCTTCACCTTTGCGCGCAGTTCGGGCACGGAAAGGCAGCCCTCGTTTTCCTCATGGCCCTTGGGATCAAGCACGGTGACCACAGGGTTGACGAACACCTTGAAGTCCTGCGGCAGGTCGGGATCATTCTTTTCCTGCGACACGTCGATGATCACCACGCGCTTGAGCACGCCTATCTGCGGTGCGGCAATGCCCACGCCGCCCACGGTGGTGAGGGTGTCGAGCATGTCCTGAGCAAGAGCGCGGATCTCGTCGTTGATTTCGGCCACAGGTTCGCTCACCTTGGCCAGAAGCGGATCGGGATACTGAAGAACGGGACGAAGCATGGCTTTACTCCGCAGCCGTGCCGGGAGCCGGCGCGGCCTTTTCACGCAGCCGGATGCCCAGCTCGCGAAGCTGCTTGTTGTCCACGGGGGAAGGAGCTTCGGTCAGCAGGCAGGCGGCCTTCTGGTTCTTGGGGAAGGCAATGACGTCACGGATGGAGGAAGCGCCCGTAAGCAGCATGGCCACACGGTCGAGGCCGAAGGCAATGCCTCCGTGAGGCGGGGTGCCGTAGTCCAGAGCCTGAATGAAGTAGCCGAACTGAGCCTTGGCGGCTTCTTCGGTGAAGCCCAGCCCTTCGAACATGCGGGTCTGATCAGCGGGATTGTGGATACGGATGGAACCGCCGCCGATTTCGTTGCCGTTCAGCACCATGTCGTAGGCGCGGGCCTTGGCGCGGGCCGGATCGGAAAGCATGATGTCGTAGCTTTCGTCCTGTGCCGCGGTGAAGGGATGGT contains these protein-coding regions:
- the def gene encoding peptide deformylase yields the protein MLRPVLQYPDPLLAKVSEPVAEINDEIRALAQDMLDTLTTVGGVGIAAPQIGVLKRVVIIDVSQEKNDPDLPQDFKVFVNPVVTVLDPKGHEENEGCLSVPELRAKVKRPRRVALDALDLDGNPVHIEGEGYYGACMQHETDHLDGKLFIDHISYLKRSLYDKKMRKGRK
- the fmt gene encoding methionyl-tRNA formyltransferase — protein: MSKLRIVFMGTPDFAAVILKAVAAWEGGEVVAVYTQPDRPAGRGKKLKASATKELAMELGLPVYQPRNFREDADVEALAALRPDVLVVAAYGLLLPQRVLDIPAMGPYNVHGSLLPQYRGAAPIQRAVMNGDTISGITIMKMEAGLDSGPMLLQQAVSIEPEDTAGTLFDTLAEHGAKLMVGALGMIAEGRAAFVRQNEELVTHAAKITSEEEYIDWSMDAKSIHNIIRGLTPVPGAKSVLNMEGREPVMLRLEPGQPVEGKGDHAPGTLVGMDGDALLVACGSGAYRITRLRPAGKASMSATDFYNGRLRNLPEPYGVLSKKQG